In Edaphobacter paludis, a single window of DNA contains:
- a CDS encoding HAD-IA family hydrolase, with translation MSKSICVETKGLLFDMDGVLISSIGSVVRCWRRWAEIYHVPNAETYTVPHGVRAIDIVKSLRPDIDPNEGLRVIEDMEIEDMADLKVLPGVKKLLESLPLERWAIVTSATRRLLLGRLEAAGLPIPERIISGDMVERGKPDPEPYRRGAGLLGLRPEDCVVVEDAPSGVGAGVAAGCRVLGVLGTHSLAELQQAMWIAPSLEDVTVTTLADKLELCFEPAG, from the coding sequence TTGAGTAAGTCTATCTGCGTTGAGACAAAGGGTCTTTTGTTTGACATGGATGGAGTGCTGATCAGCTCCATCGGTTCGGTAGTACGTTGCTGGCGACGGTGGGCCGAGATCTATCACGTGCCGAACGCGGAGACCTACACGGTGCCACACGGTGTTCGTGCTATCGACATCGTGAAGTCATTGCGTCCCGATATCGACCCCAACGAGGGATTGCGCGTGATCGAGGACATGGAGATCGAAGACATGGCAGACCTGAAGGTGCTGCCGGGGGTGAAGAAGCTGCTGGAAAGTTTGCCGCTGGAGCGATGGGCCATTGTGACCTCGGCAACGCGGCGGTTGCTGCTGGGGCGGTTGGAGGCAGCAGGACTGCCGATCCCGGAGCGCATCATCAGCGGCGATATGGTCGAGCGCGGGAAGCCTGATCCAGAGCCATACCGTCGCGGAGCCGGGTTGCTTGGTCTCCGCCCCGAAGATTGTGTTGTGGTGGAAGATGCGCCATCCGGCGTAGGCGCTGGCGTGGCTGCGGGATGTCGTGTGCTCGGTGTGCTGGGGACGCATTCGTTGGCTGAGTTGCAGCAGGCCATGTGGATTGCGCCATCACTTGAAGACGTCACGGTGACAACATTGGCGGACAAGCTCGAGTTGTGTTTCGAACCCGCAGGCTAA
- a CDS encoding 3-hydroxybutyryl-CoA dehydrogenase: MTQPQTIAVLGAGTMGNGIAHVCARSGFNVLLCDLQQSFLGRGLATIENNLAREVSKEKLTKQQAQEARARITPTTDREALNICTLAIEAATEKFEVKSSLFRDLDRILPAEAILASNTSSISITKLAAQTSRPTQVIGMHFFNPVPVMPLVEVIRGLQTSQQTFDTIKSLAEALGKTPIAVNDAAGFVSNRVLMPLINEAIFAVMEGVATAEAVDQVFVLGMAHPMGPLTLADFIGLDVCLDIMRVLHDALGDPKYRPCPLLIRMVDAGWLGRKSGRGFYTYPT, translated from the coding sequence ACGGCATCGCCCACGTCTGCGCTCGCTCCGGCTTCAACGTACTTCTCTGCGATCTCCAGCAATCCTTTCTCGGCCGTGGCCTTGCCACCATCGAAAACAATCTCGCACGCGAAGTCAGCAAAGAAAAACTGACCAAGCAACAGGCACAAGAAGCCCGTGCCCGCATCACTCCCACTACCGACCGCGAAGCCCTGAATATCTGCACCCTAGCCATCGAGGCCGCCACAGAAAAGTTCGAGGTTAAATCCAGCCTCTTTCGCGACCTCGATCGCATTCTTCCTGCCGAAGCCATTCTCGCCTCGAACACCAGTTCCATTTCCATCACGAAGCTGGCCGCGCAAACCAGCCGCCCGACGCAGGTCATCGGCATGCACTTCTTCAACCCCGTCCCGGTGATGCCGCTGGTCGAAGTCATTCGCGGCCTCCAAACCTCGCAGCAAACCTTCGACACCATTAAGTCGCTCGCCGAAGCCCTCGGCAAGACTCCCATCGCGGTCAACGACGCCGCAGGTTTCGTCTCCAACCGCGTTCTTATGCCCTTGATTAACGAGGCCATCTTCGCGGTCATGGAAGGCGTAGCCACCGCCGAAGCCGTCGATCAGGTCTTTGTCCTCGGCATGGCCCACCCGATGGGCCCGCTCACGCTGGCCGACTTCATCGGTCTCGACGTCTGCCTCGACATCATGCGCGTCCTGCACGATGCGCTTGGCGACCCAAAGTACCGTCCGTGCCCCCTGCTCATCCGCATGGTCGATGCGGGCTGGCTGGGTCGCAAATCTGGTCGCGGTTTCTACACCTATCCCACATAA
- a CDS encoding DUF120 domain-containing protein, whose product MMDGKTLVLRGRVVSGVGSFSFWIGQLQDHYERKTGMRLYPGTLNLQLESEYSLPAKVIRLEASEYGGRVSVSIVPCSIQGRKAFLLRTDANENGTGDHPKTIIEIATDVRLRDLFRLQDGDYLEVAIAPEWAAYGTSEP is encoded by the coding sequence ATGATGGATGGAAAAACGCTAGTGCTGCGAGGAAGAGTTGTCTCAGGCGTCGGCAGCTTTTCATTCTGGATCGGCCAGCTTCAGGACCACTACGAGCGCAAAACCGGAATGCGTCTCTACCCCGGAACCCTGAATCTCCAGCTCGAATCCGAATATTCCTTGCCCGCGAAGGTCATTCGGCTGGAAGCATCCGAGTACGGAGGTCGAGTCTCCGTCAGCATCGTTCCCTGCTCGATTCAAGGTAGAAAAGCATTTCTGCTACGCACCGACGCAAACGAGAATGGAACAGGCGATCATCCAAAGACCATCATAGAAATTGCGACAGACGTAAGGCTACGCGATCTCTTCCGGCTTCAGGATGGTGATTATTTAGAGGTAGCCATCGCCCCAGAATGGGCGGCGTATGGAACTTCTGAGCCCTAA
- a CDS encoding MBL fold metallo-hydrolase, whose amino-acid sequence MMRMTVLASGSKGNSTVISSSRTRVLVDAGLSCRELLRRMALAGEDPATLDAILITHEHIDHVAGLAVLARRLGIPVYITEPTHRAWGRMVTPRTTMTYAKWLDHVQQEKEARAAAVAQGNLEIAAEAAPDSNADNLCEPETPIVKSNPSHLPAVEYFHSGTSFCIGDLDITPFTIPHDAADPCGFVFSAEGIRMAVATDLGYMPPNVKAALKRIDVLLLESNHDLEMLRDGPYPWSVKQRVLSRVGHLSNHATAEFLSTDYDGGAAYIVLGHLSESNNAPELARIAAEQALVNHPTLLGNRVLLAMQSNPLDPIML is encoded by the coding sequence ATGATGCGTATGACAGTGCTCGCCTCCGGTTCCAAAGGCAACAGCACTGTCATCTCTTCCTCCCGCACCCGCGTACTGGTCGATGCCGGTCTCTCCTGCCGTGAACTTCTGCGCCGCATGGCCCTCGCCGGAGAAGACCCCGCCACCCTCGACGCCATCCTCATTACCCATGAGCACATCGACCACGTAGCCGGACTCGCCGTCCTCGCCCGCCGCCTCGGCATCCCCGTATACATCACAGAGCCCACCCACCGCGCGTGGGGCCGCATGGTCACTCCTCGCACCACCATGACCTACGCCAAGTGGCTCGATCACGTCCAGCAGGAAAAAGAAGCCCGCGCTGCCGCTGTAGCTCAGGGCAATTTAGAAATTGCAGCGGAAGCCGCGCCAGATTCCAACGCCGATAATCTTTGCGAACCCGAAACTCCCATCGTCAAATCCAACCCCTCCCATCTCCCCGCGGTCGAGTATTTTCATTCCGGCACCAGCTTCTGCATCGGCGACCTCGACATCACTCCCTTCACTATTCCCCACGATGCTGCCGACCCCTGCGGCTTCGTCTTCTCCGCCGAAGGCATCCGCATGGCCGTCGCCACCGACCTTGGCTACATGCCTCCCAACGTCAAGGCCGCCCTCAAACGCATCGACGTTCTCCTGCTCGAATCCAACCATGACCTCGAGATGCTCCGCGACGGTCCCTATCCCTGGTCGGTCAAACAGCGCGTCCTTTCCCGCGTTGGCCACCTCTCCAACCACGCCACGGCCGAATTCCTCTCCACCGACTACGACGGCGGCGCGGCGTACATCGTGCTCGGCCACCTCTCCGAGTCCAACAACGCCCCCGAACTCGCCCGCATCGCCGCAGAACAGGCACTCGTCAACCACCCCACCCTGCTCGGCAATCGCGTCCTGCTCGCTATGCAATCGAACCCGCTCGACCCTATCATGCTCTAA
- a CDS encoding MaoC family dehydratase, whose translation MPQELYFEDFYVGQKFHSIGGAKVTAEEIKEFGQKYDPQPFHLDEAAGEGSFFKGLAASGWLTAAIVMRLRVQNITVAGGMIGAGVEEMRWTLPVRPGDTIHTEIEVVGVRQSTSRKNYGVVRTRTLAFNQNNEVVLRSTVNFLAPLREE comes from the coding sequence ATGCCGCAAGAGCTTTATTTCGAAGACTTCTACGTCGGTCAGAAATTCCACTCCATCGGCGGCGCTAAAGTGACCGCGGAAGAGATCAAAGAGTTCGGCCAGAAATACGATCCTCAGCCATTCCATCTCGACGAAGCAGCCGGCGAAGGCTCCTTCTTCAAAGGTCTCGCCGCCTCCGGCTGGCTCACCGCCGCCATCGTCATGCGCCTGCGCGTGCAGAACATTACCGTAGCCGGAGGCATGATCGGCGCCGGAGTCGAAGAGATGCGCTGGACCCTTCCCGTCCGTCCCGGCGACACCATCCATACCGAGATTGAGGTTGTCGGCGTCCGCCAATCGACCTCGCGCAAAAACTACGGCGTCGTCCGCACGCGCACCCTGGCCTTCAACCAGAACAACGAGGTCGTCCTCCGCAGCACGGTCAACTTCCTCGCCCCTTTGCGCGAAGAATAG
- the kdsB gene encoding 3-deoxy-manno-octulosonate cytidylyltransferase produces MAVPAGKSRNEQFRRTVAAQPVPIILDSRQSEKPEPIVLGVIPARLASTRLARKVLRTIAGKPMLAWVFEAAKACPQLDQVLIATDSAEVAELCDRNGWPFQLTSPDLPSGTDRVYAVSQLVHADIYVNIQGDEPLLKPQHITAMLRAFSRPHVEVSTLKVLCTAENITNPNAVKVVTAVDGRALYFSRATIPYDRDKIAPQYWKHMGLYAYRKSALERFATLPPSALEQTERLEQLRFLENGISLYVEPTEFDTIGVDTEDDLRRVEALLGR; encoded by the coding sequence ATGGCTGTACCAGCAGGAAAGTCACGCAACGAGCAGTTCAGGAGAACCGTCGCGGCACAGCCAGTTCCAATCATACTTGATTCGCGCCAGAGCGAAAAGCCGGAGCCCATCGTTCTCGGTGTCATCCCTGCACGCCTGGCCTCGACCCGTCTGGCCCGCAAAGTCCTTCGCACCATCGCAGGTAAGCCGATGCTGGCGTGGGTCTTCGAAGCGGCCAAGGCATGCCCTCAGCTCGACCAGGTTTTGATAGCCACTGACTCTGCCGAAGTGGCCGAGCTATGCGACCGAAACGGCTGGCCTTTCCAACTCACTTCGCCGGATCTGCCCAGCGGCACCGACCGCGTCTACGCCGTCTCCCAGCTCGTCCACGCGGACATCTACGTCAATATTCAGGGCGACGAGCCGCTGCTGAAGCCTCAGCACATCACGGCAATGCTCCGTGCTTTCAGCCGTCCGCATGTCGAGGTCTCGACCCTTAAAGTGCTCTGCACCGCAGAAAATATTACGAACCCGAATGCAGTAAAGGTCGTCACCGCGGTCGATGGTCGCGCGCTCTACTTCTCTCGCGCTACCATTCCCTACGACCGCGACAAGATCGCACCGCAATATTGGAAGCATATGGGCCTCTACGCCTATCGCAAGAGCGCCCTTGAACGCTTCGCTACGCTGCCGCCCAGCGCGCTTGAACAGACGGAGCGGCTCGAACAGCTTCGCTTCCTCGAAAACGGTATCAGCCTCTACGTCGAACCTACGGAATTCGACACCATCGGCGTCGACACCGAAGACGATCTGCGTCGCGTCGAAGCCCTGCTCGGGCGCTGA
- a CDS encoding GH92 family glycosyl hydrolase, giving the protein MHRPSILRTLVCLVVLGSTASMLAAPPGPVDWVNPLIGTASGKIGYGGTMPFVTPPFGMTDWTPQTRQNKISVVSYNYDDKTISGFIGTHQPAIWMGDYGYVTLMPEIGDLKTTPDERKLPFTHADEIAHPDFYSVRMDAGGGKQIRSEMTATERCSYMRFTFPANTPSRILIEASRAGHAGSVHVDAANHEITGYNPDRMDAHLGPAALKNFKGYFVVQFRQAFQKANTYGMDDAQASHARGAYAGFAPSTGKQVIELRVGTSFISIEQARENLKKEIPEWNFEAVRQALRDKWQAKLDRIGLQGASDEERGTVYTAAYHALLYPRIFSEYGRYYSAFDDTVHQGESYTAYSIWDTFRAENSLLTLLAPERVDGMITALLQNYREGGWMPKWPNPGYTNIMIGTHADSLVAEAIRKGFHGFDRDLAWKAVYKDAMTPPDGDTTRRWADREPHTPYEARGGLTYYKELGYIPTDKTAEASSRTLEDSYDDWCVAQVAKALGKEKDYQFFLHRSLNDRHLYNPADGLMRGKTSDGKWAAADAGWTEGTAWVYTWAPLHDEAGILELMGGDAAYNAKLDQHFAGGHNVHSNEPSHHYGYLYDFSGEPWKTQAKVREIALAEYAGQPVGLDGDDDCGQMSAWYLFTAFGIYPVNPASGDYMIGSPMFSRMSLRLANGKQFTVIADHNSSANVYIQSATLNGKPLTKPVIRYEDIMAGSTLHFVMGPETSHWAANWRAQAIQ; this is encoded by the coding sequence ATGCATCGTCCATCTATACTTCGCACCCTTGTGTGTCTTGTCGTCCTTGGCTCAACCGCTTCGATGTTGGCCGCGCCTCCTGGGCCAGTTGACTGGGTCAATCCTCTGATCGGCACCGCCAGCGGCAAGATCGGGTATGGCGGAACAATGCCGTTTGTGACTCCGCCATTCGGCATGACCGACTGGACGCCGCAGACGCGCCAGAACAAGATTAGCGTGGTCTCGTACAACTACGACGACAAGACAATCTCAGGATTTATCGGAACGCATCAACCGGCGATCTGGATGGGCGACTACGGATACGTCACGCTGATGCCCGAGATCGGTGACCTGAAGACAACTCCCGATGAGCGGAAGCTGCCCTTCACTCACGCCGACGAGATTGCACACCCCGACTTCTACTCCGTCAGGATGGACGCCGGAGGTGGGAAGCAGATTCGTTCGGAGATGACAGCGACGGAGCGGTGCAGCTATATGCGCTTCACCTTCCCGGCAAATACGCCGTCGCGAATCTTGATTGAAGCCTCAAGAGCAGGTCATGCAGGTTCGGTGCACGTCGATGCGGCCAACCACGAGATCACCGGTTACAACCCCGACCGAATGGATGCCCATCTTGGACCGGCCGCGCTCAAAAACTTCAAAGGCTATTTCGTCGTTCAGTTCCGGCAGGCATTTCAAAAGGCTAACACCTATGGAATGGATGACGCGCAGGCCAGCCACGCTCGCGGAGCTTATGCAGGCTTCGCTCCGTCCACGGGAAAACAGGTCATTGAACTGCGCGTCGGGACGTCCTTCATCAGCATTGAGCAGGCGCGCGAGAACTTGAAGAAAGAGATTCCCGAGTGGAACTTCGAAGCTGTCCGGCAGGCATTGCGCGACAAATGGCAGGCGAAGCTCGACAGAATTGGATTGCAGGGTGCTTCGGACGAAGAGCGGGGGACGGTCTATACCGCTGCCTATCATGCGCTGCTCTATCCGCGGATCTTCTCCGAATACGGACGCTACTACAGCGCGTTTGACGACACCGTTCATCAGGGCGAGTCGTATACCGCCTATTCGATATGGGATACCTTTCGCGCCGAAAACAGCCTGTTGACGCTACTCGCTCCGGAGCGAGTGGATGGCATGATCACAGCCTTGCTGCAGAACTATCGCGAGGGCGGCTGGATGCCGAAGTGGCCGAATCCGGGCTACACCAACATCATGATCGGCACCCACGCGGACTCGCTGGTCGCCGAGGCTATCCGCAAGGGCTTTCATGGATTCGATCGTGACCTGGCGTGGAAGGCCGTCTATAAAGACGCCATGACACCGCCCGACGGAGACACGACGCGCCGCTGGGCCGACCGCGAGCCGCATACCCCTTATGAAGCCCGAGGCGGGCTGACCTATTACAAGGAACTCGGCTATATTCCCACCGATAAGACCGCCGAAGCTTCATCGCGGACGCTCGAGGACAGTTACGACGACTGGTGCGTAGCGCAGGTCGCAAAGGCGCTGGGCAAAGAGAAGGACTACCAGTTCTTTCTGCACCGCTCGCTGAACGACCGCCATCTCTACAATCCGGCAGATGGATTGATGCGAGGCAAGACCTCCGACGGAAAATGGGCCGCTGCGGATGCCGGATGGACGGAAGGCACGGCCTGGGTCTACACCTGGGCGCCTCTGCACGACGAGGCCGGCATTCTCGAGCTGATGGGCGGAGACGCTGCCTACAATGCGAAGCTGGACCAGCACTTTGCCGGTGGCCATAACGTTCACAGCAACGAGCCGAGCCATCATTATGGCTACTTGTACGACTTCAGCGGCGAGCCCTGGAAGACGCAGGCAAAGGTGCGGGAGATTGCACTTGCAGAGTATGCCGGACAGCCCGTTGGCCTCGACGGTGACGACGACTGCGGCCAGATGTCAGCGTGGTATCTGTTCACTGCGTTTGGCATCTATCCCGTGAACCCGGCGTCAGGGGACTATATGATCGGCAGCCCCATGTTCAGCAGGATGAGTCTTCGACTGGCGAATGGGAAGCAGTTCACCGTGATTGCGGACCACAACTCCAGTGCCAACGTATATATCCAGTCGGCGACGCTCAACGGCAAACCGCTGACGAAGCCTGTTATCCGCTACGAGGACATTATGGCCGGCTCGACGCTGCACTTTGTGATGGGACCCGAGACTTCGCACTGGGCAGCCAACTGGCGCGCTCAGGCCATTCAGTAA
- a CDS encoding helix-turn-helix transcriptional regulator, translating to MQTIPNDLESGPAADLSISMNIGTTIRGYRLQKGMSQGDIEKRTGLLRCYLSRVENGHTVPSLETLQKIARALDLQLSEFFAEEIIGREMSSLNLGEDEIRFLTQVQRYSAHLSDSDRRLLLAMVRKFAQTTLS from the coding sequence ATGCAAACTATTCCCAATGATCTGGAGAGCGGGCCCGCGGCGGACCTCTCGATTTCGATGAACATCGGTACGACAATCCGGGGCTACCGGTTGCAGAAGGGTATGTCGCAGGGCGATATCGAAAAGCGGACAGGTCTGCTGCGCTGTTATCTGTCGCGTGTCGAAAACGGCCATACTGTGCCCTCGCTGGAGACGCTACAGAAGATTGCGCGTGCGCTCGATTTGCAGCTCTCGGAGTTCTTTGCGGAAGAGATTATCGGCAGAGAGATGTCGTCGCTGAACCTGGGCGAGGACGAGATCCGGTTTTTGACGCAGGTGCAACGATACTCGGCGCATCTGAGTGACAGCGACCGGAGATTGCTGCTAGCCATGGTCAGGAAGTTCGCGCAGACGACGTTGAGTTAG
- a CDS encoding rhomboid family intramembrane serine protease: protein MPPTHQPEGELLPPSYGGPPERAPIPDYERERSRPNSRERGWNILVTPGTYLLLGINCAVYLWMVLRGVSPSEPTVRDLIHFGAAQASLILHGQWYRLITATFVHVGLIHIATNMWCLWNLGLLGEPLLGPFGLVAVYFLTGIAGNLLSLFINVVTRDNSVGAGASGAVFGIAGILIVLLSNKKLPIPWSELKRLRKSVIWFAAINLLIGGATLFVPVIRIDNFAHLGGFLSGLALGVPLLARMTSGRSRYLQRQRFTFAAAAFCLALFGYWIANLR, encoded by the coding sequence ATGCCACCTACTCACCAACCAGAAGGCGAACTGCTCCCCCCCTCCTACGGCGGGCCACCCGAACGCGCCCCTATACCCGACTACGAGCGCGAGCGATCCCGCCCCAACTCTCGCGAGCGCGGCTGGAACATCCTCGTCACCCCCGGCACCTACCTCCTGCTCGGCATCAACTGCGCCGTTTACCTTTGGATGGTCCTGCGCGGCGTCTCCCCCAGCGAGCCCACTGTCCGCGACCTGATCCACTTCGGCGCCGCGCAAGCCTCGCTCATCCTGCATGGCCAGTGGTACCGGCTGATCACCGCTACCTTCGTCCACGTTGGCCTGATCCACATCGCCACCAACATGTGGTGTCTCTGGAACCTCGGACTGCTCGGTGAGCCGCTGCTGGGCCCCTTCGGCCTGGTCGCGGTCTACTTCCTCACTGGTATCGCCGGCAACCTGCTCAGCTTGTTCATCAATGTGGTCACCCGCGATAACTCCGTCGGAGCAGGAGCTTCAGGTGCCGTCTTCGGCATCGCCGGAATCCTTATCGTCCTGCTCAGCAATAAAAAGCTCCCCATTCCCTGGTCTGAGCTCAAGCGCCTTCGTAAGTCGGTCATCTGGTTCGCCGCTATCAACCTGCTCATCGGCGGAGCCACCCTCTTCGTCCCGGTCATTCGCATCGACAACTTCGCCCACCTCGGCGGCTTCCTCTCCGGTCTCGCGCTGGGAGTTCCGCTCCTCGCACGCATGACCTCCGGCCGCAGCCGCTACCTCCAGCGCCAGAGGTTCACCTTCGCCGCTGCCGCCTTCTGCCTCGCACTGTTCGGCTACTGGATCGCCAACCTGAGGTAG